In Populus trichocarpa isolate Nisqually-1 chromosome 7, P.trichocarpa_v4.1, whole genome shotgun sequence, the following proteins share a genomic window:
- the LOC7486056 gene encoding scarecrow-like protein 32, translated as MKTELRGNSNTSISLQNPSLFNNPQSSLSGALNGCLGSLDGACIEKLLLHCASALEHNDGTLAQQVMWVLNNVASLVGDPNQRLTSWFLRALISRASKVCPTAMNFDGSSTIRRRNMSVTELAVYVDLIPWHRFGFCASNSAILKAIEGYSKVHILDFSITHCMQWPTLIDALAIRPEGPPSLRITVPSCRPPVPPFLNVSCEEVGLRLSNFAKYRDVPFEFNVFDHDPSSFASSEIMSQESSHDFHFESLLNHLTPAMLDLRDDEALVINCQNWLRYLSDEEKGNSVQDSSLRDAFLCTVKGFNPCIVVVVDEDSDLSAPSLSSRITTCFNFLWIPFDALETFLLKDSSQRIEYESDIGHKIENIISFEGAQRIERLESGIKLAQRMKNAGFSSVPFCEDTIGEVRSLLEEHAGGWGMKREEDHMLVLTWKGHNSVFSTAWVPNGLQE; from the coding sequence ATGAAAACTGAACTGAGAGGAAACAGTAATACCTCCATTTCTCTACAAAATCCTAGTCTCTTCAACAACCCTCAAAGCTCTCTCTCCGGTGCACTTAATGGGTGTCTTGGTAGCCTTGATGGAGCCTGTATAGAGAAGCTTCTACTTCATTGTGCTAGTGCCTTAGAACACAATGATGGGACTTTGGCTCAACAAGTGATGTGGGTGCTCAACAATGTTGCTTCTTTGGTTGGTGACCCTAACCAAAGGCTCACTTCTTGGTTTCTTAGGGCACTTATCTCCAGGGCATCCAAGGTTTGTCCTACCGCGATGAATTTTGATGGTAGCAGCACAATTCGGAGGAGGAACATGTCTGTCACCGAGCTTGCCGTGTACGTTGATCTTATCCCTTGGCACAGGTTTGGATTTTGTGCATCAAACAGTGCTATTTTGAAGGCAATTGAAGGTTACTCTAAAGTTCATATCTTAGATTTTAGCATCACTCATTGTATGCAGTGGCCTACTCTTATAGATGCTTTAGCTATAAGGCCTGAAGGTCCTCCTTCACTTAGGATTACAGTTCCCTCTTGTAGACCACCAGTCCCTCCTTTTCTTAATGTATCATGTGAAGAAGTTGGTCTCCGTTTGAGCAATTTCGCCAAATATAGGGATGTTCCTTTTGAATTCAATGTGTTTGATCATGACCCATCTTCTTTTGCTTCAAGTGAAATTATGTCCCAAGAATCTTCTCATGACTTTCATTTCGAGTCATTGTTGAATCACTTGACTCCTGCAATGCTAGACCTTAGAGACGATGAGGCCTTGGTGATAAATTGCCAAAACTGGTTAAGATACTTGTCTGATGAGGAAAAGGGAAATAGTGTTCAAGATTCTTCCTTAAGAGACGCTTTCCTTTGTACAGTAAAAGGTTTCAATCCTTGTATTGTAGTTGTTGTCGATGAAGATTCTGATTTAAGTGCACCAAGCCTCTCTTCTAGGATCACTACTTGCTTCAATTTTCTATGGATACCATTCGATGCTTTGGAAACTTTCTTACTTAAAGATAGTAGCCAAAGGATTGAATATGAGTCTGATATTGGTCATAAAATCGAAAATATTATCAGTTTTGAAGGGGCTCAAAGGATAGAGAGGTTAGAATCTGGGATTAAATTAGCACAAAGGATGAAAAATGCAGGGTTTTCAAGCGTTCCATTCTGTGAAGACACAATTGGTGAAGTTAGATCCTTGCTAGAAGAGCATGCTGGTGGGTGGGGcatgaaaagagaagaagatcaTATGCTGGTGCTCACATGGAAGGGCCACAACTCAGTTTTTTCCACAGCTTGGGTTCCAAATGGTTTACAGGAATAA
- the LOC7486055 gene encoding uncharacterized protein LOC7486055 — translation MSKKKTASTMSLKDFHGGSIPSDLPLPSAPGVMMKPGSDRNASANWGNNLMRPKSSGAARGFDEKASFLSHQAPIGRNFDEDERKPLDGSSAPRRTISDENVRASALVPQELKPEYVSGSSVRVPDRPVTSPVPQSMSLGASLSPLRPGGGSVVVSSQNSGGWGGNSAITSGGNGQGVNNNPPNAWGMRRDVMGVNASRVSSVSPGSNPVSKFAQASALEKVSSGMWQSKSPGELLPHLIYSQESNASHSVDVSREKGDYDNSRGGQAESGRVAGDRNQGGGRTLPNHRRDQPQMHSEEFHSGGIVSSQTRPAMPPEVSERPKLNVIARTKALERPENDFRQGYQQPVVSGKIEIAHELYGNGNPSKPGLADTKSGSQPAERPLERPKLNLKPRSQPVEQSDGSLERERSSLFGGARPRELVLKERGVDDIAINNLDMNLSPNRVNSPKNEITSEHVAATAHQSQKNDNRGATSRRNGRDSEKKDQQMDHEKTDMERKNWRNDKWKSSKDAKDQRPEPETWRKPNEEPKTTSSDAAGNRPGKVSSALELAQAFSKSASDQKSQNIRSSQRGAPAGNDQPFSRLTDTPEHQPAPTTEPTTRHWINGY, via the exons ATGTCGAAGAAGAAAACGGCGTCGACCATGTCGTTGAAGGACTTTCATGGCGGCTCTATTCCTTCTGATCTCCCTCTACCTTCAGCTCCTGGCGT TATGATGAAGCCTGGTTCGGACCGAAATGCGTCGGCAAATTGGGGAAATAATTTGATGCGGCCGAAGTCGTCAGGAGCTGCTCGTGGTTTTGATGAGAAAGCTTCGTTTTTATCTCACCAGGCGCCTATAGGTAGAAACTTTGATGAGGATGAGCGTAAGCCGTTAGATGGTTCATCTGCTCCTCGTCGTACTATTAGTGATGAAAATGTTCGTGCTTCGGCTTTGGTTCCTCAAGAGTTGAAGCCGGAGTATGTTTCTGGTTCGTCTGTTAGGGTGCCGGATAGACCGGTGACAAGTCCGGTACCACAGTCTATGAGTTTGGGAGCGAGTTTGTCTCCGTTGAGACCGGGAGGGGGTTCGGTTGTAGTTAGTTCGCAGAATTCGGGTGGTTGGGGGGGTAATTCAGCGATAACAAGTGGTGGTAATGGTCAGGGTGTGAATAATAATCCTCCGAATGCTTGGGGGATGAGGAGGGATGTGATGGGTGTTAATGCCTCGAGGGTTTCATCTGTGTCGCCGGGGTCGAATCCGGTGTCAAAGTTTGCTCAAGCAAGTGCGCTTGAAAAGGTATCTTCAGGAATGTGGCAGTCAAAGAGTCCTGGTGAACTTTTACCACATTTGATTTATTCACAGGAGAGTAATGCAAGTCATAGTGTGGATGTGAGTAGGGAGAAGGGTGATTATGATAATTCAAGGGGAGGTCAAGCTGAAAGTGGTAGGGTCGCAGGAGATAGGAATCAGGGTGGGGGGAGGACATTGCCGAATCATAGGAGGGATCAACCTCAAATGCACTCAGAAGAGTTTCATAGTGGAGGTATTGTCAGCTCGCAAACTCGACCAGCAATGCCCCCAGAAGTATCAGAACGACCTAAGCTGAATGTTATTGCAAGAACTAAAGCATTAGAGAGACCAGAAAATGACTTCAGACAG GGGTACCAGCAACCTGTAGTATCTGGGAAGATTGAAATCGCCCATGAATTGTATGGAAATGGAAATCCTTCAAAGCCAGGGTTGGCTGATACCAAGAGTGGTAGTCAGCCAGCTGAGAGACCACTTGAACGtcccaaattgaatttgaagCCTCGCTCACAACCTGTTGAACAATCTGATGGAAGCCTTGAAAGAGAAAG GAGTTCATTGTTTGGCGGTGCTCGTCCACGGGAATTG GTTCTCAAGGAACGAGGTGTAGATGACATAGCAATTAATAACCTTGACATGAATCTTTCGCCCAACAG GGTGAATTCTCCCAAGAATGAAATCACATCAGAACATGTGGCTGCAACCGCTCATCAGAGTCAGAAAAATGACAACCGTGGGGCTACCAGCCGAAGAAACGGGAGGGATTCTGAGAAGAAAGATCAACAGATGGACCATGAGAAAACTGACATGGAAAGGAAGAACTGGAGGAATGATAAATGGAAAAGCAGCAAGGATGCCAAAGACCAGCGACCTGAACCTGAAACCTGGCGCAAACCTAATGAAGAACCAAAAACAACTTCATCTGACGCCGCAGGAAACCGCCCTGGTAAAGTATCATCTGCCTTGGAGCTAGCTCAGGCTTTCTCAAAGTCGGCCTCAGATCAAAAGAGTCAGAATATACGTTCTTCTCAAAGAGGCGCGCCTGCAGGTAATGATCAGCCCTTTTCACGACTGACAGACACCCCTGAGCATCAGCCAGCACCAACCACAGAGCCAACCACACGACATTGGATAAATGGTTACTGA
- the LOC7486054 gene encoding histone-lysine N-methyltransferase ATXR3 has product MGDGGVACMPLQHSSNNIIMEERFPVQEKNTTTTVTAAVPSTTTTKVETVNNNSNSGSGGGSSNNNNNNVSSGDKKDNGKSNSSNNGVTGKVKKVKRIVKVKKVVRKVVVGEKKGVGLVREVKSACGSGSKEVVVLEKKESGLKKEEKSKEVTAEKKESGWKKELAAEKKESGLKISSGSKTVENGDGLGSGDTKLQSGSNNIKEEVEEGELGTLKWPTKGEIENGEFVPIPEKPRRSEIERGEIGSEKWKKGDIEKGEIVSGNKWQRGEVVRDEIEKGEFIPDRWNGKDEYGYIRSRGRYDMSRERTPPSGKYSCEDVNRRKELTRSGGSLHSKSSMRWESGQERSTRISSKIVDEEGSYKSEYSNGKNPGREYSSGNRLKRHGTDSDSTERKHYGDYSSSKSRRLSEDGSRYAYSEHYSRHSVERFYKNSSSSSRVSLSDKYSSRHHESTLPSKVVYDRHVHSDWSPHERPRYNDHRDRSPIRHEKSPYGRERTPYGLERSPYGRERSPYGRERSPYWRDRSPYGHDRSPYGREKSPYGRERSPYGLEKSPYDRSRHYEHRKRSPSYVERSPQDRARHHDRSDRTPNYLERSPHDRAKPNNYREARKGGATEKRNSQYGNKQQEDKISQKDPDARDTEPSAKESQDKSSVLNLDGLDEKNASSETRIEEKSESPRINVKEPPQVDGPPPEELQSMEEDMDICDTPPHVPAVADTSTGKWFYLDHFGVECGPSKLCELKALVDEGSLMSDHFIKHLHSDRWLTIENALSPFVPVNFPSVVPDAITQLVSPPEAPGNLLADTGDIGQSCAQIGEGVSGNFLKPPVCPDHSEIASESLEDLQIDERVGALLEGFSVVPGSELETVGEALQMTFEHVQWEGCIKAEGFTWQRATTSEQQDENSDELLRHSDVKTNVAVEAWPATLADKDDGFASSVDSTDWFSGRWSCKGGDWKRNEESVQDRFTRRKLVLNDGFPVCHMPKSGCEDPRWHIKDDLYNPSQSRKLDLPPWAFSSSDDRNDTGGVSRSTLNKPPITRGVKGTVLPVVRINACVVQDHVVSETRTKVRGKDRYHSRSARTHSATNDVKSSSVECDSQSRVVNDQDSHGCWKSTASLNTPKDRLCTADDLQLNLGDWYYLDGSGHERGPLSFSELQNLADKGTIQKYSSVFRKFDRVWVPVASATETSEAAVRIQQSNVELSVGSSGTLLKSQTAANIESNKDSSSFHSLHPQFIGFTRGKLHELVMKSYKNREFAVAINEALDPWIVAKQPQKELDKHMYLKSEIDVRVGKRAWMQPDQIVKDNEMEEDTLHKVETTFEQLCGDTNFHREESMCSEIEAGSWGLLDGHMLARIFHFLRSDLKSLVFASLTCKHWRAAVSFYKGISIQVDLSSVGLNCTDLMVRSIMNGYNKEKINAMVLTGCTNVTSGMLEEILRSLPCLSSIDIRGCTQFMELVHQFPRVSWLKSRTRIPEESNSKLRSLKQISGRDDFGELKEYFDSVNKRDSANQLFRRSLYKRSKVFDARKSSSILSRDARMRRWAVKKSENSYTRMEGFLAAGLKDIMKENIFDFFVPKVAEIEDRMKNGYYVGHGLRSVKEDISRMCRDAIKVKNRGAGDMNHIITLFFQLASRLEESSKFSYERDELMKSWKDDLSAALDSAPMKHKKKATGKKYMNRSNGTIPANGSFDYGEYASDQEIKKRISKLNRKSMDSGSETSDDRSSEDGRSGSDSTASDTESDLDFRSEGRTGESRGDRYCMTDEDEREWGARMTKVSLVPPVTRKYEVIDQYLIVADEEDVQRKMSVSLPDDYAEKLDAQKNGTEELDMELPEVKDYKPRKQLGDEVIEQEVYGIDPYTHNLLLDSMPEEVDWPLLQKHMFIEDVLLCTLNKQVRHFTGAGNTPMTYAIQPVVEEIEQAAMEDCDIRKMKICRGILRAIDSRPDDKYVAYRKGLGVVCNKEGGFGDDDFVVEFLGEVYPAWKWFEKQDGIRLLQKDSKEPAPEFYNIYLERPKGDADGYDLVVVDAMHKANYASRICHSCKPNCEAKVTAVDGQYQIGIYTVREIQHGEEITFDYNSVTESKEEYEASVCLCGSQVCRGSYLNLTGEGAFQKVLKEWHGLLDRHYLMLGACELNSVSEEDYLDLGRAGLGSCLLGGLPDWVVAYSARLVRFINLERTKLPEEILRHNLKEKRKYFADTCLEVERSDAEVQAEGVYNQRLQNLAVTLDKVRYVMRCIFGDPKQAPPPLEKLTPEETVSFLWKGDGSLVDELLQCMSPYMDEDMLNDLKSKVCAHDPSDCDDIQKALQKSLLWLRDEVRSLPCTYKCRHDAAADLIHVYAYTKSFFRVRDYDAFTSPPVHISPLDLGPKCADKLGGLPHKYQKTYGGSYCMGQLIFWHVQTNTEPDFTLAKASKGCLSLPEIGSFYAKVQKPSQQRIYGPKTVKMMLERMEKYPQKPWPKDQIWSFKNSPKVFGSPMLDAVLNNAPLDREMVHWLKHRPTVYQAVWDR; this is encoded by the exons ATGGGTGATGGAGGTGTCGCATGTATGCCTTTGCAGCACAGTAGTAATAATATCATCATGGAAGAAAGATTTCCTGTTCAAGAAaagaatacaacaacaacagtaACAGCAGCAGTTCCATCAACAACAACGACGAAAGTGGAAACTGTAAACAACAACAGTAACagtggtagtggtggtggtagtagtaataataataataataatgtcagTAGTGGTGACAAGAAGGATAACGGAAAAAGTAATAGCAGCAACAATGGGGTGACCGGGAAGGTGAAGAAGGTGAAGAGGATAGTTAAGGTGAAAAAGGTGGTGAGGAAAGTAGTGGTGGGGGAGAAGAAAGGAGTGGGATTGGTGAGAGAAGTTAAGAGTGCTTGTGGGAGTGGTAGTAAGGAAGTAGTGGTGTTGGAGAAGAAAGAATCAGGAttgaagaaggaagaaaagagCAAGGAAGTGACAGCTGAGAAGAAAGAATCAGGATGGAAGAAGGAATTGGCAGCTGAGAAGAAAGAATCAGGTTTGAAGATTAGTAGTGGTAGCAAGACAGTTGAAAATGGTGATGGTTTGGGTTCTGGGGATACTAAGTTGCAGAGTggtagtaataatattaaagagGAAGTTGAAGAGGGGGAATTAGGGACATTGAAGTGGCCAACTAAAGGGGAAATTGAGAATGGCGAATTTGTTCCTATACCAGAGAAGCCAAGGAGAAGTGagattgagagaggagagattgGTAGTGAGAAATGGAAGAAAGGGGATATAGAGAAAGGGGAGATTGTTTCTGGTAATAAATGGCAGAGAGGGGAAGTTGTTCGAGATGAAATCGAGAAAGGTGAGTTCATTCCGGACAGGTGGAATGGTAAAGATGAGTATGGCTACATTAGGTCTCGTGGCAGGTATGACATGAGTAGGGAGCGGACGCCACCTTCCGGGAAGTATTCTTGTGAGGATGTTAACCGAAGGAAAGAGTTGACTAGAAGTGGGGGTAGTCTGCACAGTAAAAGTTCTATGAGGTGGGAGAGTGGCCAGGAAAGGAGTACGAGGATCAGCTCAAAGATTGTTGATGAAGAAGGTTCGTATAAGAGTGAGTACAGCAATGGTAAGAACCCTGGAAGGGAGTATTCTTCTGGTAACAGATTGAAACGTCATGGTACCGATTCTGATAGCACCGAGCGCAAACATTATGGGGATTACTCTAGTTCTAAAAGCAGGAGACTCTCTGAGGATGGTTCCCGCTATGCTTACTCAGAGCACTATTCACGTCACTCTGTGGAGAGGTTCTATAaaaactcttcttcttcctccagaGTATCTTTATCAGACAAGTACTCATCCAGGCATCATGAGTCCACTTTGCCCTCTAAGGTTGTTTATGACAGGCATGTTCATTCCGACTGGTCCCCACATGAGAGGCCCCGATACAATGATCACAGGGACCGAAGTCCAATCCGTCATGAGAAATCTCCCTATGGCCGAGAAAGGACACCATATGGACTGGAGAGATCTCCATATGGGCGAGAAAGATCACCATATGGACGTGAGAGGTCACCATATTGGCGAGACAGATCCCCATATGGACATGATAGATCCCCCTATGGACGTGAGAAATCCCCATACGGACGAGAGAGATCCCCATATGGACTTGAGAAATCACCTTATGACCGAAGCCGCCATTACGAGCATAGAAAAAGGAGTCCTTCTTATGTGGAAAGGTCCCCACAGGATCGTGCCCGGCACCATGACCGCAGCGATCGGACACCAAATTACTTGGAGCGATCCCCACATGATCGGGCTAAGCCCAATAATTATAGAGAAGCAAGAAAGGGGGGAGCCACTGAGAAGCGGAACTCTCAGTATGGTAATAAACAGCAGGAGGATAAGATCAGCCAAAAGGATCCTGATGCAAGGGACACAGAACCCTCAGCTAAGGAATCTCAAGATAAAAGTAGCGTGCTTAATCTTGATGGTTTGGATGAAAAGAATGCCAGCAGTGAAACTCGCATAGAAGAGAAGTCCGAGAGCCCAAGGATAAATGTTAAAGAACCTCCTCAAGTTGATGGACCTCCTCCTGAAGAACTGCAATCTATGGAGGAAGATATGGATATATGTGATACGCCACCACATGTCCCTGCTGTGGCTGATACATCAACTGGTAAATGGTTTTACCTAGATCATTTTGGTGTGGAATGTGGCCCTTCAAAGTTATGCGAGCTTAAAGCGCTTGTTGATGAAGGAAGTCTTATGTCTGATCACTTTATCAAGCACTTGCATAGTGATAGGTGGTTAACAATCGAAAATGCACTTTCACCATTTGTGCCAGTGAATTTCCCATCTGTTGTGCCAGATGCTATAACTCAACTAGTAAGCCCTCCAGAGGCTCCTGGTAATTTATTGGCAGATACTGGAGATATCGGGCAATCTTGTGCTCAGATTGGCGAGGGAGTGTCAGGGAATTTTCTGAAACCACCAGTCTGCCCTGATCACAGTGAAATTGCTTCTGAGTCTTTAGAAGATCTACAGATTGATGAAAGAGTTGGAGCTCTATTGGAGGGTTTTTCTGTTGTTCCTGGCAGTGAGCTAGAGACTGTTGgag AAGCTCTGCAAATGACATTTGAACATGTGCAATGGGAGGGATGTATAAAAGCAGAAG GTTTTACCTGGCAGCGAGCTACCACTTCTGAACAACAGGATGAAAACAGTGATGAATTACTAAGACATTCTGATGTGAAAACAAACGTAGCTGTAGAAGCATGGCCAGCTACTCTTGCTGACAAGGATGATGGCTTTGCCTCTTCTGTTGATTCCACTGACTGGTTTTCTGGCCGATGGTCTTGCAAGGGTGGAGACTGGAAGAGGAATGAGGAGTCTGTCCAGGACAGATTTACGCGAAGGAAACTTGTTCTCAATGATGGATTCCCAGTGTGCCACATGCCAAAGTCTGGGTGTGAGGACCCACGGTGGCATATAAAAGATGATTTGTATAATCCTTCTCAAAGCAGGAAGCTTGACCTACCTCCTTGGGCTTTCTCCAGCTCAGATGATAGAAATGATACTGGTGGTGTCAGTAGATCAACCCTCAATAAACCTCCAATAACAAGGGGAGTGAAAGGAACCGTGCTACCAGTGGTCAGGATAAATGCATGTGTGGTTCAGGACCATGTTGTTTCTGAGACCCGCACTAAAGTTCGAGGGAAGGACAGATATCATTCAAGATCTGCTCGAACTCATTCTGCAACTAATGATGTGAAGAGTTCATCAGTGGAGTGCGATTCACAATCCAGAGTTGTCAATGATCAAGACTCACATGGATGTTGGAAGTCGACTGCATCACTTAACACTCCCAAAGACCGACTTTGTACAGCAGATGACTTACAATTGAATTTGGGTGACTGGTATTACTTAGATGGTTCTGGCCATGAACGAGGTCCATTATCATTTTCAGAGCTTCAGAACTTGGCGGATAAAGGTACCATCCAAAAGTATAGCAGCGTTTTCAGGAAATTTGATAGAGTGTGGGTTCCGGTTGCATCAGCCACAGAGACTTCTGAAGCCGCTGTCAGAATTCAACAGTCAAATGTTGAGCTGTCTGTTGGTTCTTCAGGAACTCTTTTGAAATCCCAGACTGCTGCTAATATTGAGAGTAACAAAGATTCTAGTTCATTTCACAGCCTTCATCCACAGTTCATCGGTTTTACCCGGGGGAAGCTACATGAATTGGTAATGAAATCGTACAAGAACCGGGAGTTTGCTGTAGCCATAAATGAGGCCTTGGATCCATGGATTGTTGCAAAACAGCCTCAGAAAGAGCTCGATAAACATATGTACCTCAAATCAG AAATAgatgtacgtgttggaaaaagAGCCTGGATGCAGCCTGACCAAATTGTTAAGGATAATGAAATGGAGGAAGACACATTGCACAAGGTTGAAACCACTTTTGAGCAACTATGTGGTGATACCAATTTCCACAGAGAAGAGAGCATGTGTTCAGAGATTGAGGCAGGAAGCTGGGGTTTATTGGATGGTCATATGCTGGCACGAATCTTTCATTTTCTGAGATCTGACTTGAAATCCCTAGTCTTTGCTTCCTTGACTTGTAAACACTGGAGAGCTGCTGTTAGTTTTTACAAGGGCATATCAATACAGGTTGATCTTTCATCTGTGGGTCTCAACTGTACTGACTTGATGGTGAGGAGTATCATG AATGGttataacaaagaaaagattaatGCAATGGTGCTGACGGGTTGTACAAATGTCACTTCTGGCATGCTTGAAGAAATTCTCCGCTCTCTCCCATGTTTATCTTCTATAGATATTAGAGGCTGCACCCAGTTCATGGAGTTGGTCCATCAATTTCCACGTGTTAGTTGGCTCAAGAGCCGCACAAGGATCCCTGAGGAGTCAAATTCTAAACTAAGGAGTCTTAAACAAATCAGTGGGAGAGATGATTTTGGGGAGCTGAAGGAGTATTTTGATAGTGTGAATAAGAGAGACTCAGCAAATCAATTATTTCGTCGAAGTTTGTACAAACGCTCAAAAGTGTTTGATGCTAGAAAGTCATCATCCATTCTATCCAGGGATGCTCGTATGAGGCGATGGGCAGTCAAGAAATCTGAAAATAGCTATACAAGGATGGAGGGGTTTCTTGCTGCAGGTTTAAAGGACATAATGAAGGAGaatatctttgatttttttgtgcctAAG GTGGCAGAAATTGAGGATAGGATGAAGAATGGCTATTATGTTGGGCATGGATTGAGGTCGGTCAAGGAGGATATTAGTCGAATGTGCAGGGATGCTATTAA AGTAAAGAATCGGGGTGCTGGAGACATGAATCACATCATTACATTGTTTTTTCAACTAGCCTCTCGTTTGGAAGAGAGTTCTAAGTTTTCTTATGAAAGAGATGAGCTCATGAAGTCATGGAAAGATGATTTATCTGCAGCGTTGGATTCTGCTCCAATGAAACATAAGAAGAAAGCTACTGGAAAGAAGTACATGAATAGGAGCAATGGCACTATCCCTGCAAATGGTAGTTTTGATTATGGAGAATATGCATCTGATCAGGAAATTAAGAAGCGAATATCCAAACTCAACAGAAAATCCATGGATTCAGGAAGTGAAACTTCTGATGACCGGTCTTCTGAAGATGGCAGGAGTGGTAGTGATAGTACTGCCTCAGATACAGAAAGTGACTTGGATTTCCGATCAGAAGGCCGAACTGGGGAGTCAAGAGGAGATCGATACTGTATGACAGATGAGGATGAACGTGAATGGGGTGCTCGCATGACAAAAGTGAGTCTGGTTCCTCCTGTTACTAGGAAGTATGAAGTCATAGACCAATATCTTATTGTAGCAGATGAGGAGGATGTCCAGCGAAAGATGTCTGTATCTTTGCCAGATGACTATGCTGAGAAGCTTGATGCACAGAAAAATGGCACTGAGGAATTAGATATGGAACTTCCTGAAGTCAAGGATTACAAACCTAGGAAACAGCTTGGAGATGAAGTTATAGAACAAGAAGTTTATGGAATTGATCCCTATACCCACAATCTTTTACTTGATTCCATGCCTGAAGAAGTGGACTGGCCTTTGTTGCAAAAACATATGTTTATTGAAGATGTGCTACTCTGTACCCTGAATAAGCAAGTCAGGCACTTTACTGGCGCTGGGAACACTCCGATGACATATGCTATACAGCCTGTTgttgaagaaattgaacaagCTGCTATGGAGGATTGTGATATACGAAAAATGAAAATCTGTCGGGGTATCTTGAGAGCCATAGATAGTCGACCTGATGACAAATATGTTGCTTACCGGAAG GGGCTTGGTGTTGTATGCAACAAAGAAGGTGGTTTTGGAGATGATGACTTTGTTGTGGAGTTTTTGGGAGAG GTATATCCTGCATGGAAATGGTTTGAGAAGCAAGATGGGATTCGATTATTACAGAAAGACAGTAAAGAACCAGCTCCAGAATTTTACAACATTTATCTTGAGAGGCCAAAG GGTGATGCTGATGGTTATGATTTGGTTGTCGTTGATGCCATGCATAAGGCGAACTACGCAAGTCGAATCTGTCACTCATGCAAACCTAATTGTGAAGCAAA AGTTACTGCTGTAGATGGTCAGTACCAGATTGGAATCTACACTGTCCGTGAAATCCAACATGGCGAGGAGATAACATTTGATTACAATTCTGTGACAGAG AGTAAAGAAGAATATGAAGCGTCTGTTTGTTTGTGTGGTAGCCAAGTTTGCAGGGGCAGCTACTTAAATTTGACAGGTGAAGGGGCTTTCCAAAAG GTGTTGAAGGAGTGGCATGGATTACTGGATCGACATTATTTGATGCTCGGAGCTTGTGAATTAAATTCTGTGTCTGAAGAAGATTATCTGGACTTGGGTAGGGCTGGTTTAGGCAGTTGCTTACTTGGTGGGTTGCCAGATTGGGTGGTTGCATATTCTGCTCGTCTGGTCAGATTTATAAATCTGGAAAGAACAAAGCTTCCTGAGGAAATTCTGAGGCataatttgaaagagaaaaggaaatattTTGCAGATACATGTCTTGAGGTCGAGAGAAGTGATGCTGAGGTTCAG GCTGAAGGTGTCTACAACCAGAGGCTTCAAAATTTGGCTGTTACTCTTGACAAG GTGAGGTATGTAATGAGGTGCATATTTGGTGACCCAAAGCAAGCTCCACCTCCGCTGGAGAAGCTTACTCCTGAAGAAACTGTTTCCTTCCTCTGGAAAGGAGACGGATCACTTGTTGATGAACTTCTGCAGTGCATGTCTCCTTATATGGATGAAGACATGCTAAATGACCTCAAGTCCAAGGTTTGTGCGCATGATCCATCAGATTGTGATGACATTCAGAAAGCTCTTCAGAAGTCTTTATTGTG gttgaGGGATGAGGTGCGCAGTCTTCCATGTACATACAAGTGCCGGCATGATGCTGCAGCTGACTTAATCCATGTTTATGCTTATACAAAGAGCTTCTTTAGAGTTAGG GATTATGATGCATTTACTTCTCCACCAGTTCACATTAGTCCACTTGACTTAGGCCCCAAATGTGCTGATAAGTTAGGGGGTCTTCCCCACAAGTATCAAAAAACCTATGGGGGGAGCTATTGCATGGGGCAGTTGATATTTTGGCATGTCCAGACTAACACCGAGCCTGATTTTACCCTTGCTAAAGCGAGTAAGGGCTGCTTGTCATTACCTGAAATTGGTTCCTTTTACGCTAAGGTTCAGAAGCCATCACAGCAGCGCATTTATGGTCCAAAGACCGTGAAAATGATGTTGGAAAGAATG GAGAAGTACCCTCAGAAACCGTGGCCCAAGGACCAAATATGGTCATTCAAGAACTCTCCAAAAGTTTTTGGCAGCCCAATGCTAGATGCTGTATTGAACAATGCCCCACTAGACAGAGAAATGGTACATTGGTTGAAGCACAGGCCTACAGTATACCAAGCGGTGTGGGATCGATGA